From the genome of Thermoflexus hugenholtzii JAD2, one region includes:
- a CDS encoding DUF2283 domain-containing protein produces MKVRYDREADILVIEWLPGGVIDHAEHTGSLIAHFTADGRLVLLEILDARRFLAQVLQAALQGEGVLT; encoded by the coding sequence ATGAAGGTGCGCTATGATCGGGAGGCGGACATCCTGGTGATCGAATGGCTCCCCGGGGGCGTGATCGACCATGCGGAGCATACGGGCTCTCTGATCGCCCATTTCACGGCCGATGGGCGGCTGGTGCTCCTGGAGATCCTCGATGCCCGCCGCTTCCTGGCCCAGGTTCTCCAGGCAGCGCTGCAAGGGGAGGGGGTGTTGACCTAG
- a CDS encoding 30S ribosomal protein S1, with the protein MSEEIRQDRPENANAMAEMGEWLELSPPSLRRGDIVRGTIVRITPTEILVDIGMKAEGLITGRELERMPKEIREVLREGDVIQVQVVNPEDRSGNILLSLQRALMEEDWQRARQLMEAGEILELTVSGFNKGGLVVKVGRLRGFIPASQVLPQEPGEEKLPVEQRLKRRVGQKIWARIIEVNPEANRLILSEREAQKELQKRQKEELLARLEPGMRVKGRVISLTDFGAFVDLGGVDGLIHISELSWRRVRHPRDVLSVGQEVEVEVIGVDRERKRVALSRKRVEPDPWQEAISHLREGQLVEVVITRLMNFGAFAALKEFPEVEGLIHISELAEHRVNHPKEVVREGEELVVRLIRIDAENRRLALSLRRVASPEYAMLDWEMAQARLRASEQTGPEEGS; encoded by the coding sequence ATGAGCGAAGAGATCCGGCAGGATCGCCCCGAAAACGCCAACGCCATGGCCGAGATGGGCGAGTGGCTGGAGCTGTCTCCCCCCTCGCTCCGACGCGGCGACATCGTGCGCGGCACCATCGTCCGGATCACCCCGACGGAGATCCTGGTGGACATCGGCATGAAGGCCGAGGGGTTGATCACCGGCCGCGAGCTGGAGCGGATGCCGAAAGAGATCCGCGAGGTGCTCCGTGAGGGGGATGTGATCCAGGTCCAGGTGGTGAACCCGGAGGATCGCAGCGGGAACATCCTCCTCTCCCTCCAGCGGGCGCTGATGGAGGAGGACTGGCAGCGTGCCCGGCAGCTGATGGAGGCTGGGGAGATCCTGGAGCTCACGGTCAGTGGTTTCAACAAGGGGGGGCTGGTGGTGAAGGTCGGACGGCTGCGAGGGTTCATCCCGGCTTCCCAGGTCCTCCCTCAGGAGCCCGGCGAGGAGAAGCTGCCGGTGGAGCAGCGCCTCAAACGCCGGGTGGGCCAGAAGATCTGGGCTCGCATCATCGAGGTAAACCCGGAGGCCAACCGGCTGATTCTCTCGGAGCGGGAGGCTCAGAAGGAGCTCCAGAAGCGGCAAAAGGAGGAGCTCCTGGCGCGCCTGGAGCCTGGGATGCGGGTGAAGGGCCGGGTCATCAGCCTGACCGACTTCGGCGCCTTCGTGGACCTGGGCGGGGTGGACGGCCTGATCCACATCAGCGAGCTCTCCTGGCGTCGAGTGCGACATCCCCGGGATGTGCTCTCGGTAGGCCAGGAAGTCGAGGTGGAAGTCATCGGGGTGGATCGAGAGCGTAAGCGCGTCGCCCTGAGCCGCAAACGGGTGGAGCCCGATCCCTGGCAGGAGGCGATCTCCCACCTGCGAGAGGGGCAGCTGGTCGAGGTGGTGATCACCCGCCTGATGAACTTCGGCGCCTTCGCCGCCCTGAAAGAGTTCCCGGAGGTGGAAGGCCTGATCCATATCTCGGAGCTGGCCGAGCATCGGGTGAACCATCCCAAGGAAGTGGTGCGAGAAGGTGAGGAGCTGGTGGTGCGGTTGATCCGGATCGACGCGGAGAACCGGCGGCTGGCGCTCAGCCTGCGTCGGGTCGCTTCCCCCGAATACGCCATGCTGGACTGGGAGATGGCTCAGGCGCGCCTCCGGGCCAGCGAGCAGACGGGACCGGAGGAAGGTTCCTGA
- a CDS encoding ATP-dependent Clp protease ATP-binding subunit — protein sequence MSSKLDRFTQRARRVLALAQEEAERLNHTYIGTEHLLLGLVKEENGIAGQVLRRLGVTPQKVEEMVLRMSGPGRRTPHSKPDLTPRIRRVIELAVDEARRMGHHYIGTEHLLLGLVRLGDGMAVDILKSLGLSLEQIRRETNRMIQETTAAARPRRERPKTPLLDQLAIDLTALAEEGKLDPVIGREQEIERVIQILSRRTKNNPALIGEPGVGKTAIVEGLAQRIVAGEVPEPLLSKRVLQLDVASLVAGTMYRGQFEERLKRVLEELKSADCILFIDEMHMLVGAGAAGSAVDAANILKPALARGEIQCIGATTFDEYRKYIESDAALERRFQPVVVEEPTIEETIEILRGIRHRYEEHHKLTITDEAIEAAARLSARYIPERYLPDKAIDLIDEAAARVRMYKAARWPSLQKVYNELRTVQREREEALAERRYEDVADLKAREEELQAQLQQLRMRSETDEGPKVTAEDIAEVVSMWTGIPVSRIAGDESQRLLQMEEELKKRIVGQDEAISVISRAVRRARAGLKDPRRPIGSFIFLGPTGVGKTELTKALAEFLFGSEDALLQLDMSEFMERHNVSRLVGAPPGYVGYEDAGQLTEYVRRRPYCIVVFDEIEKAHPDVFNMLLQIMEEGRLTDARGRKVDFRNTIIIMTSNIGAETIRKAHLGFPTQKQEEVDLERRYREMREKLLNELRKVFRPEFLNRVDQVVVFRPLSREDILKIVDLELGKMAARLKEHRLSIEATPAAKAFLADKGYDPEYGARPLRRVIQNLVEDALSEGMLAGRFGPGDTVVIDVEGDQLTFRAKGIEELTPPPALVVEG from the coding sequence GTGTCGAGCAAGCTGGATCGGTTCACCCAGCGGGCCAGGCGGGTGCTGGCGCTGGCCCAGGAAGAGGCCGAACGCCTGAACCACACCTACATCGGCACCGAGCATCTGCTCCTGGGCCTGGTGAAGGAAGAGAACGGCATCGCCGGCCAGGTGCTCCGACGTCTGGGGGTGACCCCCCAGAAGGTGGAGGAGATGGTCCTTCGCATGTCGGGGCCCGGCCGCCGCACCCCTCACAGCAAACCCGATTTAACCCCCCGGATCCGCCGGGTGATCGAGCTGGCCGTCGACGAAGCCCGGCGGATGGGGCATCACTACATCGGCACCGAGCACCTCCTCCTCGGGCTGGTCCGCCTGGGGGATGGGATGGCGGTGGACATCCTGAAGAGCCTCGGGCTCTCCCTGGAGCAGATCCGCCGGGAGACCAACCGGATGATCCAGGAGACGACCGCGGCCGCCCGACCCCGGCGGGAGCGCCCGAAGACCCCGCTGCTGGACCAGCTGGCCATCGATCTGACCGCCCTGGCGGAGGAGGGGAAGCTGGATCCGGTGATCGGGCGGGAGCAGGAGATCGAGCGGGTGATCCAGATCCTCTCCCGTCGGACCAAGAACAACCCTGCTCTGATCGGGGAGCCCGGGGTGGGCAAGACCGCCATCGTCGAGGGGCTGGCCCAGCGCATCGTGGCCGGCGAGGTCCCCGAACCTCTCCTCAGCAAGCGGGTCCTCCAGCTGGACGTGGCCTCCCTGGTGGCGGGGACGATGTATCGGGGCCAGTTCGAGGAGCGGCTGAAGCGGGTGCTGGAGGAACTCAAGAGCGCTGACTGCATCCTGTTCATCGACGAGATGCATATGCTGGTGGGCGCCGGGGCGGCCGGCAGCGCGGTGGACGCCGCCAACATCCTCAAGCCGGCCCTGGCCCGGGGTGAGATCCAGTGCATCGGGGCCACCACCTTCGACGAGTATCGCAAATACATCGAGAGCGACGCGGCCCTGGAACGCCGGTTCCAGCCGGTGGTGGTGGAGGAGCCCACCATCGAGGAGACCATCGAGATCCTGCGGGGCATCCGCCACCGTTACGAGGAGCACCACAAACTGACCATCACCGACGAGGCCATCGAGGCCGCCGCGCGCCTCTCCGCGCGCTACATCCCCGAGCGTTATCTCCCGGATAAAGCCATCGATCTGATCGACGAGGCTGCTGCCCGGGTGCGGATGTATAAAGCCGCCCGCTGGCCCAGCCTCCAGAAGGTCTACAACGAGCTGCGGACGGTGCAGCGGGAGCGGGAGGAGGCCCTGGCCGAGCGCCGCTACGAGGACGTGGCCGACCTGAAAGCCCGGGAGGAGGAGCTTCAGGCCCAGCTGCAGCAGCTGCGCATGCGCAGCGAGACCGATGAAGGGCCGAAGGTGACCGCCGAGGACATCGCCGAAGTGGTCTCGATGTGGACCGGCATCCCGGTCAGCCGTATCGCCGGGGACGAATCCCAACGCCTGCTCCAGATGGAAGAGGAGCTGAAGAAGCGCATCGTGGGGCAGGATGAGGCCATCAGCGTGATCTCCCGGGCGGTGCGACGGGCCCGCGCCGGCCTCAAGGATCCCCGCCGGCCCATCGGCTCCTTCATCTTCCTCGGGCCGACCGGGGTGGGCAAGACGGAGCTCACGAAGGCCCTGGCCGAGTTCCTCTTCGGCTCCGAGGACGCCCTGCTCCAGTTGGACATGTCCGAGTTCATGGAGCGGCACAACGTCTCCCGCCTGGTGGGCGCGCCTCCCGGCTACGTGGGCTACGAGGACGCCGGCCAGCTCACGGAATACGTCCGCCGCCGGCCTTACTGCATCGTGGTTTTCGACGAGATCGAGAAGGCCCATCCGGACGTGTTCAACATGCTCCTCCAGATCATGGAGGAGGGCCGGCTGACGGATGCCCGGGGCCGCAAGGTGGACTTCCGCAACACGATCATCATTATGACCTCCAACATCGGCGCCGAGACCATCCGCAAGGCCCACCTGGGTTTCCCCACCCAGAAGCAGGAGGAGGTCGATCTGGAGCGGCGCTACCGCGAGATGCGGGAGAAGCTCCTCAATGAGCTGCGCAAGGTCTTCCGGCCGGAGTTCCTCAACCGGGTGGACCAGGTAGTGGTCTTCCGGCCGCTGAGCCGGGAGGACATCTTGAAGATCGTGGACCTGGAGCTGGGCAAGATGGCGGCCCGCCTGAAGGAGCATCGCCTGAGCATCGAGGCCACGCCGGCCGCCAAGGCCTTCCTGGCCGACAAGGGCTACGACCCCGAATATGGGGCGCGGCCGTTGCGCCGGGTGATCCAGAACCTGGTGGAGGACGCCCTCTCGGAAGGGATGCTGGCCGGCCGCTTCGGCCCCGGCGACACGGTGGTGATCGATGTGGAAGGGGACCAGCTGACTTTCCGGGCGAAGGGGATCGAGGAGCTGACCCCGCCGCCCGCCCTGGTCGTAGAAGGCTAA
- a CDS encoding ABC transporter permease, whose protein sequence is MQTIWRTLRTAAWLGWQIESNWTDPFLFTVYSIAKPIASVLILILMYKVVARADFGHPMFAYLYLGNAFYIYVGAVLTGISQVLIIDREEYGVLKYFYIAPIPPEVYLVGRGMARMATGTIAVAITLLFGVLAFGLPLRPSAAGAGVFLLAMALGMLAMIGMGVGLAGATLLAARHVWVIGEAVAGALYLFCGAVFPLEVLPPFLRPLGYGLPLTYWLESVRRALLGPSAFRFPTFAGWSDAQLLGALSGMALLSLILGFGFYRFAEGRARQHGAIDRETGY, encoded by the coding sequence ATGCAGACCATCTGGCGAACCCTCCGTACAGCGGCGTGGCTGGGCTGGCAGATCGAGTCCAACTGGACGGATCCCTTTCTGTTCACGGTTTACTCCATCGCCAAGCCCATCGCCAGCGTCCTCATCCTGATCCTGATGTATAAGGTGGTGGCCCGGGCGGATTTCGGGCACCCGATGTTCGCTTATCTCTATCTCGGGAACGCCTTTTACATCTATGTGGGAGCGGTCCTCACGGGGATCAGCCAGGTCCTGATCATCGATCGGGAGGAATATGGGGTTCTCAAATACTTCTACATCGCCCCGATCCCGCCGGAGGTGTATCTGGTGGGTCGGGGGATGGCGCGGATGGCCACCGGGACCATCGCCGTGGCCATCACCCTGCTGTTCGGGGTTTTAGCCTTTGGGCTTCCCCTCCGGCCCTCGGCCGCGGGCGCGGGGGTTTTCCTCCTCGCGATGGCCCTGGGGATGCTGGCGATGATCGGGATGGGGGTGGGTCTGGCCGGGGCGACCCTGCTGGCCGCCCGTCACGTCTGGGTGATCGGCGAGGCGGTGGCCGGAGCGCTGTATCTCTTCTGCGGCGCGGTGTTCCCCCTGGAGGTCCTCCCGCCGTTCCTGCGGCCGCTGGGCTACGGCCTTCCCCTCACCTACTGGCTGGAGAGCGTCCGCCGGGCGCTGCTGGGCCCCTCCGCCTTCCGTTTTCCCACTTTCGCCGGATGGTCGGACGCCCAGCTGCTGGGCGCGCTGAGCGGGATGGCCCTCCTGTCGCTGATCCTCGGCTTCGGCTTCTACCGCTTCGCGGAGGGCCGGGCCCGGCAGCACGGGGCCATCGATCGGGAGACCGGCTACTAA
- a CDS encoding menaquinone biosynthesis decarboxylase: MAYRDLRDFLRRLEEAGELIRIRTPVSSELEITEIADRVMKGPAARNKALWFENVDGKGIPVVINLFGTPRRMAWALGVEDLEDLRRRLEALLRPELPQGVGEALERLGQVLGTLRSIGLGPRRVSRAPCQEVVETEQPSLDRLPILKCWPKDGGRYITLGQVITRDPRTGKRNVGLYRLQVHDERTLGVHWQIHKGGAEHERAAREVGAERIPIAVALGGDPACIWAASAPLPPDIDEYMLAGWLRGRPVEMVRCVTQPLEVPASAEIVIEGYIDPREQRLEGPFGDHTGYYTPPEPFPVMHITAITHRRDPIYPTTIVGRPPMEDYWMGKATERLFLPLVRLFLPEVVDYNMPAEGVFHNLVIVSIRKRFPGHARKVIFGLWGLGLLSLAKCIVVVDEWVDVHNLSEVAWQVLGNVDWKRDVVIVEGPVDHLDHAAPLRAYGGKIGIDATAKGPEEGHPRGWPERIEMSPEIRALVDRRWEEYGLA, from the coding sequence ATGGCCTATCGGGACCTGCGGGATTTCCTGCGGCGTCTGGAGGAGGCTGGAGAGCTGATCCGCATCCGCACCCCGGTCTCTTCAGAGCTGGAGATCACAGAGATCGCCGATCGGGTGATGAAGGGCCCGGCGGCGCGTAACAAGGCGCTGTGGTTTGAGAACGTGGATGGGAAGGGGATCCCTGTGGTCATCAATCTCTTCGGTACCCCGCGCCGGATGGCCTGGGCGCTGGGGGTGGAGGATCTGGAGGACCTCCGGCGGCGGCTGGAGGCGTTGCTACGCCCGGAGCTTCCGCAGGGGGTGGGGGAGGCCCTGGAGCGGCTGGGCCAGGTGCTGGGAACGTTGCGGAGCATCGGCCTGGGCCCCCGGCGGGTCTCCCGCGCGCCCTGTCAGGAGGTGGTGGAGACCGAGCAGCCCTCCCTGGATCGGTTGCCGATCCTGAAATGCTGGCCGAAAGATGGGGGGCGTTACATCACCCTGGGCCAGGTGATCACGCGGGATCCTCGCACCGGCAAGCGCAACGTCGGGCTGTATCGCCTGCAGGTTCACGACGAACGCACCCTGGGCGTGCATTGGCAGATCCATAAAGGGGGAGCGGAGCACGAGCGGGCCGCCCGGGAGGTGGGGGCGGAGCGCATCCCCATCGCCGTGGCCTTGGGCGGGGATCCGGCCTGTATCTGGGCGGCCAGCGCGCCTTTGCCGCCGGATATCGACGAATACATGCTGGCCGGCTGGCTTCGGGGCCGGCCCGTCGAGATGGTCCGCTGCGTCACGCAGCCCCTCGAGGTCCCGGCTTCGGCCGAGATCGTCATCGAAGGCTACATCGATCCTCGGGAGCAGCGGCTGGAGGGTCCCTTCGGCGACCACACCGGTTACTACACGCCTCCTGAGCCCTTCCCGGTGATGCACATCACCGCCATCACCCATCGGCGGGATCCCATTTATCCCACCACCATCGTAGGGCGCCCGCCCATGGAGGATTACTGGATGGGCAAGGCCACTGAGCGGCTTTTCCTCCCTCTGGTCCGTCTCTTCCTGCCGGAGGTAGTGGATTACAACATGCCTGCGGAGGGAGTCTTCCACAACCTGGTGATCGTGAGCATCCGCAAGCGGTTCCCGGGTCACGCCCGCAAGGTGATCTTCGGCCTGTGGGGTCTGGGGTTGCTCAGCCTGGCCAAGTGCATCGTGGTGGTGGATGAGTGGGTGGACGTCCATAACCTCTCCGAGGTGGCCTGGCAGGTTCTGGGGAACGTGGACTGGAAGCGGGACGTGGTGATCGTGGAAGGGCCGGTGGATCACTTGGATCATGCCGCGCCCCTGCGGGCCTACGGGGGCAAGATCGGCATCGACGCCACGGCTAAGGGTCCGGAGGAAGGGCATCCCCGAGGCTGGCCGGAGCGCATCGAGATGAGCCCGGAGATCCGGGCCCTGGTGGATCGGCGATGGGAGGAATACGGACTTGCATGA
- a CDS encoding VOC family protein, with protein sequence MPMVRKVQGVLCPVRDLARAKAFYGETLGLPLREEDPEGRWVEFGPPRGPGILLYQGAAGSGGGAMFPVRNAQRALRRLKRLGVQVGDLVEVPGMMIIGTFYDPDGNPHHLVQSLRPKAPRRRRASEGGEVMPPEPQP encoded by the coding sequence ATGCCGATGGTGCGCAAAGTGCAGGGGGTGCTGTGCCCGGTGCGGGATCTGGCGCGGGCGAAGGCCTTTTATGGGGAGACCCTGGGACTCCCCCTCCGGGAGGAGGATCCAGAAGGGCGATGGGTGGAGTTTGGCCCTCCCCGGGGCCCGGGGATCCTGCTCTATCAGGGGGCGGCGGGCTCCGGAGGCGGGGCGATGTTCCCGGTGCGGAACGCCCAGCGCGCCCTCCGGCGCCTAAAGCGCCTGGGGGTTCAGGTGGGAGATCTGGTGGAGGTTCCCGGGATGATGATCATCGGAACGTTCTATGATCCCGACGGGAACCCCCATCATCTGGTGCAATCGCTGCGCCCGAAGGCCCCGCGACGCCGTCGGGCCTCTGAGGGCGGCGAGGTCATGCCTCCTGAACCCCAGCCCTAA
- a CDS encoding HAD family hydrolase has product MRRAVIVDFGGVLVRTEDLSPREQLARELGMSREALEALLFASDLSLRAQRGELPEPAFWQAVGERLGITDPQALHRLRERFFAGDRLNEPLVEALRRWKGRIPLGLISNAWSGLREVLRRLGLLALFDVVVISAEVGLLKPDPRIYRRALEGLGLPPEATAFLDDLPENVQAARALGMHGILFRDPEEALRQLQEWLNGTR; this is encoded by the coding sequence ATGCGACGGGCTGTGATCGTGGACTTCGGGGGCGTGCTGGTGCGGACGGAGGACCTCTCCCCCCGGGAGCAGCTGGCCCGGGAGCTGGGGATGAGCCGGGAAGCGCTGGAGGCGCTGCTCTTCGCCAGCGATCTCTCCCTGCGCGCCCAGCGGGGAGAGCTCCCGGAGCCGGCCTTCTGGCAGGCCGTCGGGGAGCGCCTGGGGATCACCGACCCGCAGGCGCTCCATCGGCTGCGGGAGCGTTTCTTCGCCGGGGACCGCCTGAACGAGCCCCTGGTGGAGGCCTTGCGGCGGTGGAAAGGCCGCATCCCCCTCGGCCTGATCAGCAACGCCTGGTCCGGATTGCGGGAGGTGCTGCGCCGGCTGGGTCTGCTGGCGCTCTTCGACGTGGTGGTGATCTCCGCCGAGGTGGGGCTGTTGAAGCCGGATCCCCGGATCTACCGGCGCGCCCTGGAGGGCCTGGGCCTTCCCCCGGAGGCGACGGCTTTCCTCGATGACCTCCCTGAAAACGTGCAGGCGGCCCGCGCCCTGGGCATGCATGGGATCCTGTTCCGAGATCCAGAGGAGGCCCTCAGGCAGCTCCAGGAATGGCTCAACGGGACACGCTGA
- a CDS encoding DUF4258 domain-containing protein encodes MAIRYTIHARYKFDLLAQHGFPIREEQVVDVLLSPDTVIPQGDRFIAQKRISERHVLRVVYRKEEEDLIVITFYPGRRERYEGAL; translated from the coding sequence ATGGCAATTCGCTATACTATTCACGCCCGCTATAAATTCGATCTCCTTGCTCAGCACGGATTCCCGATTCGCGAAGAACAGGTTGTGGATGTCTTGCTGAGCCCAGATACTGTTATCCCCCAGGGAGATCGGTTTATCGCTCAAAAGCGCATCAGCGAGCGACACGTTTTGCGTGTTGTCTACAGAAAGGAGGAAGAGGACCTCATCGTGATCACCTTTTATCCCGGAAGGAGGGAACGCTATGAAGGTGCGCTATGA
- a CDS encoding DUF951 domain-containing protein: MPLEIHLDDVVQLRKPHPCGGTEWQVIRVGADIGIRCLTCGRRVLMPRQEFERRVRRIVRCSRPTRL; this comes from the coding sequence ATGCCCCTGGAGATCCATCTGGACGATGTCGTGCAGCTACGAAAGCCACATCCGTGTGGCGGCACGGAGTGGCAGGTGATCCGCGTAGGGGCGGACATCGGGATCCGTTGCCTCACCTGTGGACGCCGGGTCCTGATGCCCCGTCAGGAGTTCGAGCGCCGGGTCCGACGAATCGTCCGTTGCTCCCGGCCGACGCGGCTCTGA
- a CDS encoding ABC transporter permease — protein MSREAAILFLRTMIARAYPRIVGQNREPSWVLIDVGLPLLGTSAYVFIYRALQAPEAYIGFVILGGAMTAFWLNVLWSMSSQLYWEKESGNLPLFIIAPGPMMGILAGMALGGMLATTLRALVIVLAGSLLFGVRYAPADPLALIGTFLLTLLALYGLGMLLASLFLMWGREAWHLSNLLQEPIYLLSGFYFPIRALGFWVGALASLIPLTLGLDAMRQLLFPQAASGLFPVGVEIAGLVALSGIFLLAAHQALNTMEQLARREGRLTERRR, from the coding sequence CCGGGAGGCCGCCATCCTCTTCCTGCGGACGATGATCGCGCGGGCGTATCCGCGCATCGTCGGCCAGAACCGGGAGCCCAGCTGGGTGCTCATCGACGTGGGGTTGCCGCTCCTGGGCACCTCCGCCTATGTGTTCATCTACCGGGCTCTTCAGGCCCCTGAGGCCTATATCGGGTTCGTGATCCTGGGCGGGGCCATGACCGCCTTCTGGCTCAACGTGCTATGGTCCATGTCCAGCCAGCTCTACTGGGAGAAAGAATCCGGGAACCTCCCCCTCTTCATCATCGCGCCGGGCCCGATGATGGGGATCCTGGCGGGCATGGCCCTGGGGGGGATGCTCGCCACCACCCTCCGGGCTTTGGTGATCGTGCTGGCAGGCTCCCTCCTCTTTGGCGTGCGCTACGCGCCGGCGGACCCCCTGGCGCTGATCGGGACCTTCCTGCTCACCCTCCTGGCGCTCTATGGGCTGGGGATGCTGCTGGCATCTCTCTTCCTGATGTGGGGTCGAGAGGCCTGGCATCTCTCCAACCTGCTTCAGGAGCCCATCTACCTGCTCTCTGGGTTCTACTTTCCCATCCGGGCCCTGGGATTCTGGGTGGGCGCTCTGGCCTCCCTCATCCCCCTCACCCTGGGCCTGGATGCCATGCGCCAGCTGCTCTTCCCGCAGGCTGCCAGCGGCCTGTTCCCCGTCGGCGTCGAGATCGCTGGCCTGGTGGCCCTCAGTGGGATCTTCCTCCTCGCCGCTCACCAGGCCCTGAACACCATGGAACAGCTGGCCCGCCGCGAGGGCCGGCTCACCGAACGGAGGCGCTGA
- a CDS encoding biotin--[acetyl-CoA-carboxylase] ligase, producing MDWDPEEVRRLTEEIPWIREIYLYPEVGSTNDVARDLGDMGAPEGVAVLADAQTRGRGRAGRSWWTPPGHAIALSLLVRPRRPVADWPQLGMVAGLAAVEAVRGIGCPAGLKWPNDLMIPPVIGEVPSLAAWRKAGGILVESFPPAFAVIGIGINVNIWPEEIPPDLREILGSLSQTLGLPIPRLAVLKGLLRAFASLYLEWNAGARLVERWAAALIMLGRPVRVLTPEGACEGIAEGVDEGGGLRVRLPDGREQRFHAGEVSLRG from the coding sequence TTGGACTGGGATCCGGAGGAAGTGCGACGGCTCACCGAGGAGATCCCCTGGATCCGGGAGATCTACCTGTATCCCGAGGTCGGGTCCACCAACGATGTGGCCCGAGACCTGGGGGATATGGGCGCGCCGGAAGGGGTGGCCGTCCTGGCAGACGCCCAGACCCGAGGCCGGGGACGGGCCGGCCGGTCCTGGTGGACCCCTCCGGGGCACGCCATCGCCCTCTCGCTCCTGGTTCGCCCGCGCCGGCCCGTGGCGGACTGGCCCCAGCTGGGGATGGTCGCCGGGCTGGCGGCGGTGGAGGCCGTGCGGGGGATCGGCTGCCCGGCCGGCCTCAAATGGCCCAACGACCTGATGATCCCCCCCGTCATCGGCGAGGTTCCTTCCTTAGCGGCCTGGCGGAAGGCCGGCGGCATCTTGGTCGAATCGTTCCCCCCGGCCTTCGCGGTGATCGGGATCGGGATCAACGTCAACATCTGGCCGGAGGAGATCCCTCCGGACCTGCGGGAGATCCTGGGAAGCCTGTCCCAGACCCTCGGCCTTCCGATCCCCCGGCTCGCCGTCCTCAAAGGCCTGCTGCGTGCCTTCGCCTCCCTGTATCTGGAATGGAACGCCGGGGCTCGGCTCGTGGAGCGCTGGGCCGCAGCGCTGATCATGCTGGGGCGCCCGGTGCGGGTCCTGACCCCGGAGGGAGCCTGCGAAGGGATCGCCGAAGGCGTAGATGAGGGGGGCGGGCTGCGGGTGCGCCTCCCGGATGGGCGCGAGCAGCGCTTCCACGCCGGCGAGGTCTCCCTGCGCGGATGA